The window AAtgactgatgaaaaaataagtagataataataatgaaagtgCCACCATTTCTAAGCACTGTCGTCAGTTCAGCGTGAAATCTCTCCACTCTTCAttttaatagtagtaactaactGTTTCTTCAAACAAAACACTGTCCTTCCCCCCAATAACAGCTCCattcacatgtgcccatacactGCAATGGATTTGCACAATAGAGTCACGTGACACGACTGTAGCAGACAAACCATTACATCAGTGGAGAAAGTCggttgaaaaaaattaaaggggaagtaaaaaaaaaaaaaaagaaaaaagaaaaaaaaaaaaatccctaacgGTAAAAGCAAGATATTGCATGCGGAAATTGTGTAACAATAATAACACAGGAATGTATacgtcaaaaaatattttataaaatatcatttgaaaaATAACACCACTGATTttgctatttatttgtttatattcctTTATCAAACTgatcatgttttaaatgtcattctTAATCTAATAAATCAGAATCGCCAGACACGCTAGAATCGCTGGGAATCAAACGcggaaaaatatacatatatattggctttatatatatatatatatatatatatatatatatatatatatatatatatatatatatatatatatatatatatatatatatatatattaatactgAAAACAACTCTTTCCCTTTAAGCAATTCTCCCacgttagtatttaaatatgactCATCGCCATAGCGCTCAACCATTGGCCATTACGGGTTTGGCGGGGTGTGATTCACAACTGAGGCAGAACTCAACTCGAGATGTGATTGGCTAGTGTAGTCGCTGACGCTGAAGTATAAAACCGAGTTAAAAATAGAAACGGTCTCATTCCTCCCCAGACTGTTGTTGGGTGCAGAAGAGAATGCGTAAGGTAGCGAAATCTCGTGCTCTCACCCAATAACACCAATATTCAATTTtgtgaatgacaatgaggctttCGTATTTATTGAACGCCCCCCAtttttaatacaacaacaacaacaacgtcaTCCCAACACTAAATACGGGACAGTTTGATATAAATTACTCGTCTACAGGAGGGAAAAAgtacttgtttattttatttggcaCTTGGACcttgttaactttttttttttctctctctctctctctctctctctcgcgctgTTCGCGAATTTACAGTCACATTTTGGGAAGAATCCTGCGAGGAAATCACGCGAACGGACCCAAACGCCCGTCGAACTTTGTACGTAACTGTGACCTTTAGTGGAACGATTCCAGCCATGGAATACAAAGTGGAAGCTCACCGGATTATGAGTATTTCCTTAGGGAAAATCTACAACTCTCGCGTCCAACGAGGGGGCATTAAATTGCATAAAAATCTCCTGGTATCTCTGGTCCTTCGGAGCGCTCGTCAGGTGTACCTGAGCGACTATTATAGCGGCTCTTGCCTGAACGCTCAGAACGAACGCGAAGGAAAGGAATGGGAAGCTATAGACTCAGAGCGGGAGAAATTCCCGCCCTCCGCAACGGAATGTGACCAAGTAGAGAGCCCTGCGGAACCCCAACCAACTGAACGGCGCCAAATGGACGACGCTTTTGAGAAAGACCACGATGAAGAGATTAAACCAGACCCAGGGCATTGTACTTCCACTTTACAACAAGAGCAAAACCGAAACTCCTCTTTGGACTCTACTGACAACGTTTCATCTGAAACAGTACCGGTGTCTGAAACCATTAGCGAACCCAAGCAAAACCAGGAGAGTCCATCGGACAGTACTGTAGTAGAGAGGAAAGCAAACGGTGACCAATGCCAACAACCCAAAACGCATGTTTGTTCAAACAGGAAAAGGAGCGCTGACAAGTCACGCGGTGACTCGCCTCAAAAAAGGACCAAAGTTACTTCCTCAAACACGCCCGAAAACGAGGAAAGCGAGGAAATGGACACGAGCAATGTGTCCAACCTCATAACAATTTTCGGTTCGAGTTTCTCAGGACTTCTGAGCAAGGATGGCGCCAAACCCGAGGCTGAGGCGGAGGATAGTGACTCTGGGTCAGGGCAAATTTGCTGCGACCAAATGT of the Myxocyprinus asiaticus isolate MX2 ecotype Aquarium Trade chromosome 49, UBuf_Myxa_2, whole genome shotgun sequence genome contains:
- the ier5 gene encoding immediate early response gene 5 protein, coding for MEYKVEAHRIMSISLGKIYNSRVQRGGIKLHKNLLVSLVLRSARQVYLSDYYSGSCLNAQNEREGKEWEAIDSEREKFPPSATECDQVESPAEPQPTERRQMDDAFEKDHDEEIKPDPGHCTSTLQQEQNRNSSLDSTDNVSSETVPVSETISEPKQNQESPSDSTVVERKANGDQCQQPKTHVCSNRKRSADKSRGDSPQKRTKVTSSNTPENEESEEMDTSNVSNLITIFGSSFSGLLSKDGAKPEAEAEDSDSGSGQICCDQMLKNLNPWTTAIVAF